NNNNNNNNNNNNNNNNNNNNNNNNNNNNNNNNNNNNNNNNNNNNNNNNNNNNNNNNNNNNNNNNNNNNNNNNNNNNNNNNNNNNNNNNNNNNNNNNNNNNNNNNNNNNNNNNNNNNNNNNNNNNNNNNNNNNNNNNNNNNNNNNNNNNNNNNNNNNNNNNNNNNNNNNNNNNNNNNNNNNNNNNNNNNNNNNNNNNNNNNNNNNNNNNNNNNNNNNNNNNNNNNNNNNNNNNNNNNNNNNNNNNNNNNNNNNNNNNNNNNNNNNNNNNNNNNNNNNNNNNNNNNNNNNNNNNNNNNNNNNNNNNNNNNNNNNNNNNNNNNNNNNNNNNNNNNNNNNNNNNNNNNNNNNNNNNNNNNNNNNNNNNNNNNNNNNNNNNNNNNNNNNNNNNNNNNNNNNNNNNNNNNNNNNNNNNNNNNNNNNNNNNNNNNNNNNNNNNNNNNNNNNNNNNNNNNNNNNNNNNNNNNNNNNNNNNNNNNNNNNNNNNNNNNNNNNNNNNNNNNNNNNNNNNNNNNNNNNNNNNNNNNNNNNNNNNNNNNNNNNNNNNNNNNNNNNNNNNNNNNNNNNNNNNNNNNNNNNNNNNNNNNNNNNNNNNNNNNNNNNNNNNNNNNNNNNNNNNNNNNNNNNNNNNNNNNNNNNNNNNNNNNNNNNNNNNNNNNNNNNNNNNNNNNNNNNNNNNNNNNNNNNNNNNNNNNNNNNNNNNNNNNNNNNNNNNNNNNNNNNNNNNNNNNNNNNNNNNNNNNNNNNNNNNNNNNNNNNNNNNNNNNNNNNNNNNNNNNNNNNNNNNNNNNNNNNNNNNNNNNNNNNNNNNNNNNNNNNNNNNNNNNNNNNNNNNNNNNNNNNNNNNNNNNNNNNNNNNNNNNNNNNNNNNNNNNNNNNNNNNNNNNNNNNNNNNNNNNNNNNNNNNNNNNNNNNNNNNNNNNNNNNNNNNNNNNNNNNNNNNNNNNNNNNNNNNNNNNNNNNNNNNNNNNNNNNNNNNNNNNNNNNNNNNNNNNNNNNNNNNNNNNNNNNNNNNNNNNNNNNNNNNNNNNNNNNNNNNNNNNNNNNNNNNNNNNNNNNNNNNNNNNNNNNNNNNNNNNNNNNNNNNNNNNNNNNNNNNNNNNNNNNNNNNNNNNNNNNNNNNNNNNNNNNNNNNNNNNNNNNNNNNNNNNNNNNNNNNNNNNNNNNNNNNNNNNNNNNNNNNNNNNNNNNNNNNNNNNNNNNNNNNNNNNNNNNNNNNNNNNNNNNNNNNNNNNNNNNNNNNNNNNNNNNNNNNNNNNNNNNNNNNNNNNNNNNNNNNNNNNNNNNNNNNNNNNNNNNNNNNNNNNNNNNNNNNNNNNNNNNNNNNNNNNNNNNNNNNNNNNNNNNNNNNNNNNNNNNNNNNNNNNNNNNNNNNNNNNNNNNNNNNNNNNNNNNNNNNNNNNNNNNNNNNNNNNNNNNNNNNNNNNNNNNNNNNNNNNNNNNNNNNNNNNNNNNNNNNNNNNNNNNNNNNNNNNNNNNNNNNNNNNNNNNNNNNNNNNNNNNNNNNNNNNNNNNNNNNNNNNNNNNNNNNNNNNNNNNNNNNNNNNNNNNNNNNNNNNNNNNNNNNNNNNNNNNNNNNNNNNNNNNNNNNNNNNNNNNNNNNNNNNNNNNNNNNNNNNNNNNNNNNNNNNNNNNNNNNNNNNNNNNNNNNNNNNNNNNNNNNNNNNNNNNNNNNNNNNNNNNNNNNNNNNNNNNNNNNNNNNNNNNNNNNNNNNNNNNNNNNNNNNNNNNNNNNNNNNNNNNNNNNNNNNNNNNNNNNNNNNNNNNNNNNNNNNNNNNNNNNNNNNNNNNNNNNNNNNNNNNNNNNNNNNNNNNNNNNNNNNNNNNNNNNNNNNNNNNNNNNNNNNNNNNNNNNNNNNNNNNNNNNNNNNNNNNNNNNNNNNNNNNNNNNNNNNNNNNNNNNNNNNNNNNNNNNNNNNNNNNNNNNNNNNNNNNNNNNNNNNNNNNNNNNNNNNNNNNNNNNNNNNNNNNNNNNNNNNNNNNNNNNNNNNNNNNNNNNNNNNNNNNNNNNNNNNNNNNNNNNNNNNNNNNNNNNNNNNNNNNNgtctcctctcctctcgtctcacccgtctcaccacggtggtcaaaatgccttatcaagtattgagagaaatacgcgaatccatcttaacagtctcCTACTTCGAAAAAACTataacaagtaattttgaccttgttgatttattgaattaggGCTCAAATTTAACGCTCATTTGGCGAATAgttaccaagatttgtttggatacttctgatTGACTTCAAAAGGCTTATGAACCACTttggcagtcgtctcactggtgagacgagagtggtaagctgatcaacgaagaatccagcttatatgtttgtttgaaacaaagtcAGTTCCaactctctcgctcggcctgccaactGATTTTGGGTATCCCAATTGAGGGTTATTTCCCcttcgttgtcacagccaacagtaattattacctcaccctagGGAATGATCGCaaggtttgcccatttaatCTGTTAAAGCCGCAACTCCTAcagtaatcaaataccacagagaagcttgggcTTGGTTAGCCAGAGATCGAACCATGATTTGCAAATCGGGAAGCACATGCTCTACCAttacggtaccccagcaagccaaTCTTATAGGTAAATTTAGACCTGGTAGCTCTCCATCATAAAATATATTTCGTTTTGCAGAAATTTCCTTGATTGCAACACATTTCACATGGGTGTTGGCAAAGGGACGAAAAAATCAACATCTCCAGGACATCCCCCTCCGGAGCCTAATGAGGACTTTTATTGGTTTTTCATGGACTTCCCATAGAAAATATTTAGGTATAATTGTTTGGCAAATGACATGAAGTATTTTCATATCTCAAGTGTGTCTCTATTATGCCATGGTTCATGGTTAGCCTGGAGAGGTCCCCCTATAAAATATAGACTTTTCCATCAATGTTTGGCAGattttaaaattcaaaattcttgCCAGATTTGTGAGCAGTTCCCAAAACGAGCGGTGGGATAGATCTTGCAGCTTTTGGCATTGACTTTGATGATCCCATTAACGTTTTCGGGTTTGGTTCCTTGGATTCAGCGCACAGGATAGTCAAAAATATCAGCCGTTTCACTTTCTATTGTGATTTTCATGttggttccaggacaactcgacccagcggacagctcgacccaatggacaactccACCCATTACAGATTTTAGGCCCAATttgttggcttacaaataaTTCATACTTATGTAGCAAAGCTGAAACAATTCaacatttgatctttaaaagcaagGTATGTTTACATCAATCAAGGTGTGGAAATCAAGTTTGGTAATGTTTTAGTCAAACTTGACTATTTATTTAATGCCTAactgatgctaacatctttgcatGCACATCGAACgttgactcatcaagctttagttttgttccataatcatgttttttggccaatatgtTGTGTTTAGTGTTTGTACTTGGTCGATTTGTCCGGTCACCGTTCTTGTTCTACAATGGTACTTACTTTAAATGCTTGATTTGTTTGCAGACAACAACTTTTAGTTAAATATCAATTAATATGACTTGGTTGGAAAAAAGGAATTACCCTCATTTtagtttattgtttattgttgagagccactcacagacacaatgtgtataaaagagtaatgatacaattgggaaaaatattaaaaccgAGAGAATGGAAAGGAAGCATTATTAATTAACTGCTCAAGAAGTAGAACACATAcgacaagaaaacaaaataattgcTTCCGGTCCaaaccaattgtttgaaaGAAGCAGTTGGATGTAAAATTTCGGTAGGACCACGGTAAAAAAGCTTGCCTTTGTAACGAAGCCTGTAACTTCCCTTTGGCTACCTGCACACACATTAGGTGAAAAATAATGCCTACTACTCTAATGATTTCGTCCAATAGAGTGCTTATATTGAAAGTCCGTGCTACCTATTTTTGTGCTTTATTACAGTTTTGCCTCCCGTCAATTTTTGTTGCATCATAATTTTGCTTGTGATTCTGTCTGAAACAGACTCTTTTCAGCAAGTCCACAAAACTTGATCTGAACTTTTAATTAAAGCAATGGATCCGGTTTTTGATTGGCCTAATCATAAGTGAATTTCGTTCCCACTGATCCCAATAAAAAGATACCCTACTGATCCCAATAAAACAGGGGTCTCACTGATGAATTTTGGGGGTTCAGGGTCTACAAGAACACCTCCCCCGTTATGAAACATCCGGAGGCATTTGACATAAAACCCTCAGATTGTCCAGGGTAGAATTGACTCCTCGAGGCCATGAATCTGCGTGCTAAGCTAGGAATTTGCCAATTCTTCATCAACGACCCTCAAGACGAGGCGATCTTGGGTCATCTCTTCGCACACTTGAAGCACCAAGTGATCCACGATGTCATCCGATAAGGCCCTCACAATATGAACTGGATTTGAGGAATCTTGTTCTTTCTTGCCTCGCTTATTCGGACCACTAAAGCGTTCACCTCCCAGAAACACACACGGATAACTTGCCAACAAGTCCCAAGAGGAAACGTCTCGTCTAGATTGGTGGATGTTTTCGAGGTCGTAATCAGACAACTCGAGAACAAAACCTGAGGCCGAGTCAGATTCTTTCTCCTTCGGGCCCACTAGAGATCGGGCTTCGGCCGGCGAGATTAACGGATTGGACGCTAAGGTTGATTTCGAAGGAGCTTGGGAGTTGGCCTTCTTCAGCGATTGGTTGGGGGAAGAACCGAATTTTTCCATGGCTAAATTGTTGATCAAGTCAATTCTGGGTAAAGTGGTCTTGATTCGTCGAAGGGCATCGATTGGTGAACTCTTCGCCGTTGGATCACACGTTGGATCACACGTTGGATCACACGTTGGATCACAAGTCTTATTTTCATTACTCATACCCAGCATATTTTCCAGACCTTGGAGGCTTGAAACAAGATCCGGATGTGCATATCCGAGTTGGGAACAAAGCTTGGAAACCTCGGAGATGcgttcaaaaatttcaatatAAAAATTGGATTCCTTGGATCGTGAGCACAGAAAATGCGCCTGAGCCAATAACATTTTTAGAACGGAGAGCAGCTGTCTCAGGGCCAAATGGAGCTTGGTGTCTGCGGAATTTTCACTGAGTTTCTTTTTGGCTTCTCCACATATATTCAGCCTCAAAATGGCCACCTTGGTTTGATTTATCTTCattgagaaaacaaaaaaaaaattgaaatagcCTTTGTCTACCAAAGCTCTCTATAATTTACCTTTTGAGTTAAGTCATAAAGGGATCGCTTCCATCTCGTTTGAAaatctttgtcccttttcttcctctttgttAAGCCTTGAGCATCGCTCTCCGTCATGACGATTGCCCCCCGCGAATCACGAGAATGAGATCGAAGGTATAAAACCCGGAAAAGTTCACGGAGAGCCTTTTCAATGGCCCTTAGATCGGCCTCAACTCGACACGAGACCGATGTGTGCGACGttgattttggttcaaaaggGGTCTGGCTCGGGTTCAAGTCAACCTCATGGCTTTCCCCAAGGAGAGACTCTGGCTTGTCGAGCTTGTCGGGTGGGTTGGAGGCTGTGTTTGGAGCGATTGCTTGGAGGAACTCCTCCCTCTCGGTCAAGACGAGGTCCATGAGTTGACTTTTGAGGGCTTGACATTCGGTCCAAGGCGGAATCGACAAGgtctcgtcgtcgtcgttcaTGGTGCCTGTCCTCCATTGGAATGGGTCTAGCTGAATGGGGCATGAGGCCATGAGTCGCGTNTCCTCCCTCTCGGTCAAGACGAGGTCCATGAGTTGACTTTTGAGGGCTTGACATTCGGTCCAAGGCGGAATCGACAAGgtctcgtcgtcgtcgttcaTGGTGCCTGTCCTCCATTGGAATGGGTCTAGCTGAATGGGGCATGAGGCCATGAGTCGCGTTCCTGAAGAGGTCGAGAGTCAGTGAGTCAAAGAGTGCAGCCTCCAAATCAACCTCAGCATCAACattcaaaacatatttattttcaatattcagaATAGGATACCATGAATCATGTTTCATTGTTACACGTAGAACAGCCTGACTTTGGATGTGGACACCTCCAAGCATCGTCCGCGGTAGAGGACGCGCTGCTCGAGGCGGAATTTCTCCATGGGCTCGATGGAGCTAAAATTGATCTCGCGGGACACGGCCCGACACTTGAGGATTTTCTTGGGCACGCGAGCCTCGTGCTCGTCGTCGGGCAGGGACACGTCCTCGTTGCCCTGCCAGAGGATCTTGCCCGTGTCAGAGTCCCGGAGATTCATCCAGTTCACCTTGAAACCTTTGAGAATGTCCTCGGAGCGTGAAGGCATGACGAGTGGGTATTCGATGGCCTTCGGATCAGATCACTGGAAATAGCTAGATTCAGCCAATAGCCCTGAGCTGAACCGCTCAAGTGATTCAGAACCATCGATTTTTGGTCCACTGGCTGTCCGAACaatcgaacgaacgaacgaaccaacgCCAACCAGCTAACCAGCTAACCAGGTAACCAGCCAGCCACCTCAGGCGATAAGAGGAGGAGGTCCTGTCTCGAACTTTAACCCGATCTCATATGGTTTAATGAGTACATGCCGAGGATGAACTAGGTAGGTAGGAAGGCAGAAAAGCAAGCGAAAAAGCGAACAATCGAGCAAGCGACGGACGAGATCCCCAATGCAGTGAGCAATGTACGGATAGACGGTGGACCATTAAAGGCCGCTTCTTGACTGGACAGGTCGTCCTGCTGGAAGGTTGGACGCTTGGAAGACCCTTGCTTTCCTTGGGCCTGGCCTCAAGCAGCCAGGTAGTAAATCAACTCAAGGAATTGCAGTCCAGAAGCCCTGGCTTGAAACTCGAAAGCCACCCCTCTCGCCAAGGCTAACTGtgtatctatctatctatctatctatggCGGCTAGACAACTCCGACCAGGATGTCTTGGGAAAGCCAGGTAGACTGACAGACCACCCACTCCAGAGCCTTTCAGGGGGGATTTTCGAGCAATGCCTTCCTTCCGTTGGGCGAGGTTGCCTCCACCCAGGGGGGGGCCGGTCTCTCAACGCCCAGGCCTAGGAATCCCACGTTCACAGCGCTGAAATGGTCAGGTAGACCTTTGTTTATGACGATCCTCAAAATAGACGGCGACGTTCCCAGGAATCACACGAGAGTGTCAATAGAATGGCATGGGAGGGAGAATCTATCTTTGTATGATCCAACATCGGTCTTTGCGTTGTTATGATTACACATGAACTGTCACAACTGAGGTCAGGAAGTGTCTTACGAAAATAATGACAAACGTGGTGATGCAACTGATTTGAATAACTTTACAATCAAAGAGAGCATCTATTTCACATTAAATATGTTCTACCTTGTCTCCTTTGTTGCTCGGTTTGAGCCATGGAAATGTATCATAATAGTATATTTTCGCTTACACTTTTCTTGCTCCTTTGTCGTGCCCAAACTCGAAGTAAGCTGTCTTGAATCAGGTGACGAATAATAGCTGCCTTATGTTATAATCTCCTGGGAAACTTTGAGCTAGAGTCGTTGATCAGCTATCCAGTACCCAAAAATATAAGTTATTAGTTTATTGCTCTCAAATTTCTATGTTTGATCACGGAAAAAAATCGGACTAGATGTATTTGCATAGCACTATTCTTTATATCTGGGGATTTGAGATAATATCCATCATCACCCTGATAGATTTGGCCGCAACAATCCGAAAAAAAGTACTGATGAAACGCAAGCTGATCAGCTTGCAAGCTTCAATCTTGATtctatagggctagtcaggtaaacgcgttcatggcCACGGCTTCACTGTTTGCAGGATAGAGTAGCTGGTgaaagaaaatgtcttttttcacCTTCGCCAATCAGGTCATTTTGAGACCAGATTTAAGAAATCTGGCGTTCTGAAAAGACAGATATTTAGTTTCCTCTCATGGCATCAGAAACGTTCTTCATGTAATGTGGCGCTTATGAGGTGCTTACACACACCACGTACATATCTGTATATTCTGTCTGCGCCAGGTAATGTTTATACAAGGGAGATAAGTTGGTTGCGTTTGTATTTATGTTTTGTATGAGTTAAGTGGTTCAATGAATCTCTTTATCTAATTCATAATGAATTGAGTAGGATATAGTTCGGGATTTCATATGTTCTCAAGAGCTATAGCTGTGATCAGTACAGGCACCAtaatttttgattttggcTTGGCTTTCACTTTACGTTACTGATGGGCAAAGgacaagtagcaagtcatcacagacacccaagttctacttgtttacaagctaAGCTAGGCCAAATACtggaacttgggcaagctcaaCCCTAGCAGAGATCCGCTGCTAAAGTAGGGGGCCCATATGATTaactcaggaaaaccgcaagaTGGGGATTTTTTGTAAGTAattaaagtcagattgccagaaacaaactgAGCATtaaaccaaagccacgttgcagcgtcactgttggtgcaaATTACTGTTCGTCCTgaaaaagttgatttaatttgcccagaTATAAGATTTTTTGCCACATTGTATGGCCacaccatagataacttcatatatagatcgatcaagggcgctgcgatcgcatgttttcgtctcagctgtcgctggtggaaaaactgtttcattcgtagtcaagctacttaggacaactatggtgcaaatttgaatcgttgacggctcgtccaaattcagagtagaaacccctaataagactccttgtcaagcaattgctctcgtccagcacgcttcataaaacgggtttgagtaagttgtccgaccacatttttaagaacgaaattttgaagaggttaaaatggggctcaagttaaagttttcatccatgtggtggaaacacttaactgaaacgcaaggaacaagcctgggttcaggctgacctccagaggtgtcggaattaccttgtttacgtataggcgcaatcatgtcgcccacattcaagcacattgttgggagattgaaacgaaattccgaatgcctcatcattgcgttgcaatttcggatacattttgttacactttcgagattttcgagatgcgttgctaaacaagggcaatcaatagagtacatgatttgctctactaatgtccaaatctttttttgacatgttacgtgtattatgccctaaaaagcatgttttttattattctaccactctttctacctgtatatttgtaagattcaaaaggaattaagattaaagaggaataacaaacgtttcatgataataattcaacttgcctgaagcgagatttaccgaaatattttgtgccatttctaccagcgtcagctgacctgaaaacatgctcatgtggtacagctcctgttgaacttaagcattctagttatggttttctatgggccacaccattttcccttCAAGTGTTTGTgaacaaacccaagttggggcaagttcctacttggcCAAGTTAACCACCGGACTATTTGCCCTGTCGGTGCatgcttcacatcagtactttACGTTGGATCGAGGTCAAAGTTTATTCGTAGGGTATTTGGCAAGCCTGTTAAGATTCTTTTCCCACGTGTTTTTGTGTCTCCCATACTTTCCTTGGCAGAAATAGTCTGACAAGAATAGAGTTAAATTAACTCAACCTTGTTTCTAGTGTTTTCTAGCAGTGAATTAACCATTCACCATATTGAGACTTGTTAGGACTTGTATGAATTTTTAATCTCCATCCCTTGTCCATGGTCAAACTATCAATGGGAATGTTGAGCTTTTATAGGTTGAACCAAAATCACTACTGCTTATTAAAATGAACACTTAAAACTAGAAAACTCTCCAAAAGAGGTGCGAAACTCAACACCCATTCATTGGTTCAAGATCTCTAACCAAGTTGGAACAAGCTGACATTTGAGAGGTGCAAGAAGAGCCAAGAAGTGGGAGACGCCATTATACATTGTACTTTGTTGATGTTTTTCTGGTAAACCTCCATTGGGATTGGTGGACTGAAGTGGTGAAGCAAAGTGATCCATGTCTGTAAGAGGTCATTTTTACAACTCGCTTCTGGAACTAACTTGTGGCTCTGTGATGTATGATGTAGCTAATACTGTGCTTCAACAACTTACAATGCACTTCAAGGAAGTGACACAAATCCGGATTGAGCTTTGGAAACATTGATGGACCCCAAGTTTCATGGCCATCCTCTGCCCTCAAATTCAACAGCGTAATTTTAGAAGTCCCTATTGCTCTAACATCCACAGAAAATCATCATTATGAATAATCAAATTACATTTCACCAGTTTTGCATTTATGTTTCCAAACCACATGATATTCCCCTTTGTGCAAAATATaaacctttcaaaaatgtttgcttCACAAGgttgaaatgctttttttacGTTTCAAGGTCTATCTAGAGACAATACACTCCAATAGATGATCATCACAAAGGGTACCAGACCAAGGTTAGATGTACACAAGGCTCAAAGTTCAGGCAAAAATGTTGATGAACGTTTGATGCAATCTCAGCAGCATGCATACATGTTTTGTGGCATCTATATTTGACTTCTTAAGGTTGTTGTGATTGACAGAAATCCCGAAATTCActgacatttttaaaatggTGGTCATATCTGATTGCATAAAAACGAGTGCCTTGTCAgcaaatttttcaattctGTAGTAAAATCAGTTTGGCCAACGATCATATGTCACTAGACAGAGTTGTTGGAACTTTAAGCAACATTCAAAACTTATTGGTGGCCGCATTGTGTTAGAACGAAATTTCGGATTATAAATTACAGCATTAATTTCTCAACAATTTGTTCCTCAACTAACTTGCTAGAATATTGTCCATAATGGAGCCAAAACTAATGCCTGGCAAACATCAAAATGAGTGATTGAGAAAAATCTGGCGACACTGTGGTTCATAAAATCCTGATGTCAACAAAAAGCGTTACGAACTTTTGATATGATCCCGAATGCTTTCCTCGTGTCCTGGGTCGTGTTCATTACTCTTTGGTAGTTAGAGCTATTGCAACTAATAGGCCCAATCTTTTGTTGATCTGACTTACCTTTAAAGTTAAATTCTGGAACAACCATTTTAACTTGTTCGTAAGAATGAAAACAAGAGTGGTCACATTGAATACCTTGTTCGAAGGTCCATATCAGCAAAAGTGCATGGATTCTGATTCCATTCGATGGAGTACAAGATTGAAATGAGCTTTTGCTTCAATTGCTAAAAGATCGAATAAACAGGCTCTCACCCAAAAAATATGCCAACTAATTAATCCAGGTTCAGTCTGATATCAAATTGGTAACCAGATCCTACGGTCATCCGGGGCAAAGGACACTTGGGGCCTTAGGAATTCATTCGCCAATTGTTTTATAGTCCTTAATGGTAACTGAATAAGAGTACACAGAGATTCTGCGTCAGTTGACATCAAGAGATGATGTCAGTGGTGCCATTTTGGTTATTTATTTACGTCTTGCTTGAGGGATAACtagactttttttcttttttgcggactttcttaccgctaccgggattggaatcccagcagttcaagacgagacgattattcattttacttgacttttatttacatatattatttgaatGGATTATAATtagctgatctggctaattcTTGAATATAagtaaggttgatcgggaattttagtcaaaaacttgtccaagtctgacttaaatcctgctactggatcaacgcctacacatatttgaagggagaaaattaaacaataaaagagcccgagaaagaagagaggcagacttcattgttcttactagtctggattcttgagggcttgaaggtgctctcaaaa
This DNA window, taken from Tigriopus californicus strain San Diego chromosome 9, Tcal_SD_v2.1, whole genome shotgun sequence, encodes the following:
- the LOC131886958 gene encoding uncharacterized protein LOC131886958 — encoded protein: MASCPIQLDPFQWRTGTMNDDDETLSIPPWTECQALKSQLMDLVLTEREEFLQAIAPNTASNPPDKLDKPESLLGESHEVDLNPSQTPFEPKSTSHTSVSCRVEADLRAIEKALRELFRVLYLRSHSRDSRGAIVMTESDAQGLTKRKKRDKDFQTRWKRSLYDLTQKINQTKVAILRLNICGEAKKKLSENSADTKLHLALRQLLSVLKMLLAQAHFLCSRSKESNFYIEIFERISEVSKLCSQLGYAHPDLVSSLQGLENMLGMSNENKTCDPTCDPTCDPTCDPTAKSSPIDALRRIKTTLPRIDLINNLAMEKFGSSPNQSLKKANSQAPSKSTLASNPLISPAEARSLVGPKEKESDSASGFVLELSDYDLENIHQSRRDVSSWDLLASYPCVFLGGERFSGPNKRGKKEQDSSNPVHIVRALSDDIVDHLVLQVCEEMTQDRLVLRVVDEELANS
- the LOC131886960 gene encoding retinal rod rhodopsin-sensitive cGMP 3',5'-cyclic phosphodiesterase subunit delta-like (The sequence of the model RefSeq protein was modified relative to this genomic sequence to represent the inferred CDS: added 185 bases not found in genome assembly); translation: MPSRSEDILKGFKVNWMNLRDSDTGKILWQGNEDVSLPDDEHEARVPKKILKCRAVSREINFSSIEPMEKFRLEQRVLYRGRCLEEWHFEFGFVIPNSTNTWQSLIEAAPESQMMPARVLNGNVVIETKFFDDDLEVSTSKVRLFYV